Genomic window (Deltaproteobacteria bacterium):
TGCTGGACGAGGTTTATGAGGAGCTAAAAGAGCGTATGGACAAGAGCCTGGTTGCCTTGGAGCGGGATTTTAAAAGGGTCCGCACTGGCCGCGCCTCGACCTCCCTGCTCGATGGAATCCGGATAGATTACTATGACACCCCCACCCCTCTGAACCAACTCGCTTCCTTATCAACTCCAGAAGCCAGACTGATCCTGATCCAGCCCTGGGACCCGCAGGTCTTGGGTGACATTGAGAAGGCGATCCTGAAATCCGAACTGGGCTTAAACCCGATGAACGACGGGAAGGTCTTGCGGATTGCCATCCCGCCTCTGACTGAGGAGCGACGTCGGGACCTGGTCAAGGTGGTCAGAAAGATAGCTGAGGAAAGCAAGGTAGCGCTTCGCAGTATCCGGCGTGACAGCAATGACATCATAAAGGACCTTAAAAAGGAAAAGGAGATCTCTGAGGACGAATCTTTCCGGGCCCTGGATGAAGTTCAGAAGATCACCGGTGATTTTATTAAGAAAATTGATGAGATGTCCCAGGTAAAGGAGAAGGAGGTTCTTGAATTTTGATGATATATTCTCTTCGAGCCACTTAAGGCTTTCCTCTGTTATTAATCAAAAATGGTGGTGGCTCTCAAGCCGCCACGTTTTTTTTCGTAAAAGGATGATATAATAGCGTCACAGTGCTAGACCTGGACGAACAGAAATTACCACGTCACGTGGCCGTCATCATGGATGGTAACGGCCGGTGGGCGCAAGCGCGCGGTTTAAGCCGGATTGAAGGGCATCGGGCCGGAGCGGAATCCGTGCGCGTGGTTACCGAAACCAGCCGTGAGCTGGGAATTCCGTTTCTAACCCTCTTTGCCTTTTCCGCAGAAAACTGGGAGCGGCCCAAGGCTGAAGTTGATGCCTTGATGAGGCTTCTGAACCGTTACCTGAAAAGAGAGCTGAATGAGATGCTGAAAAACGGCATCCGGCTCACCACCATCGGAGATTTGTCACGCCTGTCCCGGTCGCTTCGAAAGCTCCTTAATGAGATCATGGAAAAAACGGCCCGCAATAAGGATATGATCCTGTCTCTGGCCTTGAGCTACGGCGGCCGTCAGGACATTATCCAGGCCGTCAAGGCCATTGGCCGGGAATGCCGGGCCGGGACCCTGAAACCTGAGGAGGTGGCTGAAGATGTTTTCAGCAGTTTTTTAAATACGGCCGGTCTGCCCGATCCGGACCTGCTGATTCGAACCAGCGGTGAATACCGCATAAGCAACTTCCTGCTCTGGCAGCTCGCTTACACCGAATTCTACTTTACTCCCACCTTATGGCCTGATTTCAGGAAAGAAGAATACATTCAAATCCTGAAGGACTTTCAGCGACGGGAGCGGCGCTTCGGAAAGACGAAAGCCCAGACCGCTTCGTCAGGAGAAGTCTAATCCGTGGACGTTTCCTCACATGCAAGTCGGTGGTTGATCGCACTTATTCTGGTCCCTGTTCTGGGAGCGGTCATCTTTGCGGGACAGCCGATTGTCTTTGACCTTGCAG
Coding sequences:
- the frr gene encoding ribosome recycling factor — translated: MLDEVYEELKERMDKSLVALERDFKRVRTGRASTSLLDGIRIDYYDTPTPLNQLASLSTPEARLILIQPWDPQVLGDIEKAILKSELGLNPMNDGKVLRIAIPPLTEERRRDLVKVVRKIAEESKVALRSIRRDSNDIIKDLKKEKEISEDESFRALDEVQKITGDFIKKIDEMSQVKEKEVLEF
- a CDS encoding isoprenyl transferase; translated protein: MLDLDEQKLPRHVAVIMDGNGRWAQARGLSRIEGHRAGAESVRVVTETSRELGIPFLTLFAFSAENWERPKAEVDALMRLLNRYLKRELNEMLKNGIRLTTIGDLSRLSRSLRKLLNEIMEKTARNKDMILSLALSYGGRQDIIQAVKAIGRECRAGTLKPEEVAEDVFSSFLNTAGLPDPDLLIRTSGEYRISNFLLWQLAYTEFYFTPTLWPDFRKEEYIQILKDFQRRERRFGKTKAQTASSGEV